In Fluviispira sanaruensis, a genomic segment contains:
- a CDS encoding glutathione S-transferase family protein, with the protein MMKFYFSTSTCSTACHIALEELSLEYTPIEVSWKRDLNVSELNKLNPLGAVPVLISAQGKTLTQNTAILEYLADQKPSAQLLAGNGTWERSETMSWVAFVASDLQKAFTPFFQVKDISQSETAQTEIKDFAAKKIKTFLDHIENNLAGKNYITGNQFTIADAYLFTIIGWTKWVKISTLEYKNITNYMKRVFDRPAVQSVLKKENMLDYLQ; encoded by the coding sequence ATGATGAAGTTTTATTTTTCAACCTCCACCTGTTCGACAGCATGTCACATTGCACTTGAAGAACTTTCCCTCGAGTACACTCCAATAGAAGTCAGTTGGAAAAGGGATCTGAATGTATCAGAGCTAAATAAATTGAATCCCTTGGGAGCCGTGCCAGTTCTTATTTCAGCGCAAGGAAAAACCTTGACTCAAAATACAGCTATACTTGAATATCTCGCAGATCAAAAACCATCAGCACAATTACTTGCTGGCAATGGAACTTGGGAGCGATCTGAAACCATGAGCTGGGTTGCTTTTGTGGCTTCGGATCTACAAAAAGCATTTACTCCATTTTTTCAAGTAAAAGATATTTCTCAATCGGAAACAGCACAAACAGAAATAAAAGACTTTGCTGCAAAAAAAATTAAAACATTCTTGGATCATATTGAGAATAATTTAGCTGGAAAAAATTATATTACAGGCAATCAATTTACTATAGCTGATGCTTATTTATTTACGATTATAGGATGGACTAAATGGGTAAAAATAAGCACTTTAGAATATAAAAATATTACAAACTATATGAAGCGTGTTTTTGATAGGCCTGCAGTACAGAGTGTTTTGAAGAAAGAGAATATGCTAGACTATTTGCAGTAG
- a CDS encoding serine hydrolase, with amino-acid sequence MDENTIFNFGSMAKPISAMIAIKLVDKGVLKLDSDVNNDLLGWQIKMLWS; translated from the coding sequence ATTGATGAAAATACAATATTCAACTTTGGCTCAATGGCAAAACCAATATCTGCTATGATAGCTATTAAACTTGTTGATAAAGGTGTTTTAAAATTAGACTCAGATGTTAATAATGATTTATTAGGTTGGCAGATAAAAATGCTGTGGTCTTAG
- a CDS encoding GIY-YIG nuclease family protein has product MRWIVYIIESTSGKLYTGITTDLERRLTEHISGKKGAKFFRFSAPEKILYNENFQTRSDASKREWEIKKMPRLKKIELIAFSKNNIEIK; this is encoded by the coding sequence TTGAGATGGATTGTTTATATCATTGAATCTACTTCTGGCAAGCTATATACAGGAATAACAACTGATTTAGAACGAAGACTTACAGAACATATCAGTGGAAAAAAAGGGGCTAAGTTTTTTCGTTTCTCTGCGCCTGAAAAAATACTTTATAATGAAAACTTTCAAACGCGCTCAGATGCATCTAAACGCGAGTGGGAAATCAAAAAAATGCCGCGTTTGAAGAAGATTGAATTAATTGCTTTCAGCAAAAATAATATAGAAATTAAATAG
- a CDS encoding SRPBCC family protein, whose translation MFLKVLAIIIIIAAGFFGYVALQPSDFRIVREIKVNTSAQLPFSYTNDLRKFTEWDPWAKLDPNAKMNFEGNQTGVGAMLNWDGNKEVGQGKATITESKPNSSVRMKIEMFKPYPFVNDVLFSFKEEGTQTNVTWEMTGKANFMYKLACVFMNRDKVIGGEFEKGLTQLKEIVEAKSSGKK comes from the coding sequence ATGTTTCTTAAAGTTTTAGCAATAATTATCATAATTGCTGCCGGGTTTTTTGGATATGTTGCACTCCAACCTTCTGATTTCCGCATTGTCCGCGAAATTAAGGTCAACACTTCTGCACAACTGCCTTTTTCATATACGAATGATCTGCGTAAATTTACAGAATGGGATCCTTGGGCTAAACTCGACCCAAATGCCAAAATGAATTTTGAAGGAAATCAAACAGGTGTGGGTGCCATGCTGAACTGGGATGGAAATAAAGAGGTTGGCCAAGGAAAGGCAACTATCACAGAGTCTAAACCCAATTCCTCGGTACGCATGAAAATCGAAATGTTTAAGCCTTATCCATTTGTCAATGATGTTCTCTTTTCTTTTAAAGAAGAAGGGACACAAACAAACGTAACTTGGGAAATGACAGGAAAAGCGAATTTTATGTATAAACTCGCATGCGTATTTATGAATAGAGATAAAGTTATTGGTGGCGAGTTTGAAAAAGGTTTAACACAACTCAAAGAAATAGTTGAAGCTAAAAGTTCCGGAAAAAAATAA